Proteins from a single region of Neodiprion virginianus isolate iyNeoVirg1 chromosome 4, iyNeoVirg1.1, whole genome shotgun sequence:
- the LOC124302441 gene encoding tenascin-like, with protein sequence MMTRKIFCFTLILYSIVISRVESSLLLGQRGAICHKEVPYSATRHRYYTDFDWSYCDFSDYDHYSEYCPRRVRKLTVETYTAYRTEKVCCTGYTNNNGLCTPICNTKCTNGYCASPDTCKCDRGYELLDKTCIPICEKPCVHGKCVRPNICNCDSGYALKTDGYTCEPKCSSGCENGWCEKPNICACHLGYDRTNDNKCVPVCKNNCINGRCVRPDVCACNNGYQRSQNDSFLCEPKCSKTCAFGKCTSPETCTCDDGYELNADGHTCDPVCSSACEHGWCQAPNICGCHPGYERNEENECLPVCSKDCVNGYCISPNICACNSGFELSETDTFICDPECSEPCMFGTCTAPEICTCNEGYKLGSNISTCEPVCLSSCDHGWCLEPNVCGCDTGYERSEDNECLPVCRQSCKNGKCIEPDICACDDGFEIFQNDTFTCEPRCSEPCKFGVCTAPEVCTCHNGYRLDADNYTCEPVCTAPCENGYCAQPDVCGCNFGYRMSDTKKCDPVCERPCLNGTCAGPDICACDEGFQPSQDDDFTCDPVCNNCVNGTCVAPNECACDDDFVNDRSDIGTCIPICDPKCIHGVCVVEGCNCSYGWKGDSCDQPLLCILNEPRSATSTEVISNTDNEFPEFGWNDYVTKNFTIKWNWPVCSSECLDQLNTTIVNFTQFSADAIHHFIPIDTPCNIVTGHILLDSAKKNATLIITGSGIGLFLIIILVGYIVMRRMKRRSHINGEPSLHHFKTFQNNEY encoded by the exons ATGATgactcgaaaaattttctgcttcACTCTAATATTATATTCCATCGTTATTTCTCGAGTTGAATCTTCGCTTCTACTCGGACAAAGAGGGGCCATATGTCATAAGGAAGTGCC TTACTCCGCAACTAGACATCGTTATTACACAGATTTTGACTGGTCATATTGTGATTTCTCCGATTATGACCACTATTCCGAATACTGCCCGAGGCGTGTAAGAAAATTGACAGTTGAG ACTTACACCGCGTACAGAACGGAGAAAGTTTGCTGTACGGGTTATACGAATAACAACGGTCTCTGTACGCCGATATGTAATACAAAATGCACCAATGGTTATTGTGCAAGTCCGGACACCTGCAAATGCGATCGTGGCTACGAGCTGCTGGACAAGACATGTATTCCGATTTGCGAAAAGCCTTGCGTGCATGGAAAGTGCGTTCGTCCGAATATCTGCAATTGTGATTCCGGCTATGCATTGAAGACAGACGGATATACGTGCGAGCCAAAGTGTTCCTCTGGATGCGAAAATGGATGGTGTGAGAAGCCAAACATCTGCGCGTGCCATCTCGGCTACGACAGGACCAATGACAACAAGTGTGTACCAGTATGCAAAAACAATTGCATCAACGGACGATGCGTGCGCCCAGATGTCTGTGCTTGCAACAATGGCTATCAGCGGTCCCAGAATGATTCCTTCCTCTGTGAACCAAAGTGCAGTAAGACCTGCGCTTTTGGGAAATGTACTTCACCTGAAACGTGCACCTGTGATGATGGCTATGAACTAAACGCGGACGGACACACGTGTGACCCAGTATGCTCTTCCGCTTGTGAACATGGATGGTGTCAAGCACCAAATATATGTGGATGTCATCCTGGTTacgaaagaaacgaagaaaatgaatGTTTGCCAGTGTGTAGTAAGGATTGTGTCAATGGGTACTGCATAAGTCCGAATATCTGCGCCTGCAACAGCGGTTTCGAGCTCTCGGAAACCGACACGTTTATCTGTGATCCGGAGTGCAGTGAGCCTTGCATGTTTGGAACTTGCACCGCGCCTGAGATATGCACGTGCAATGAAGGCTATAAATTAGGTTCAAATATTTCCACGTGTGAACCTGTATGTCTATCGTCTTGTGACCACGGTTGGTGTCTTGAGCCAAACGTATGCGGATGCGATACTGGCTACGAGAGAAGTGAAGATAACGAATGCCTTCCAGTGTGCAGGCAATCTTGCAAGAACGGGAAATGCATCGAGCCCGATATCTGCGCCTGCGACGATggattcgaaatatttcagaacGACACTTTCACCTGCGAACCTAGATGCAGTGAGCCTTGCAAGTTTGGAGTTTGCACAGCCCCAGAAGTTTGCACCTGCCATAATGGTTACCGATTGGACGCAGATAATTACACTTGCGAACCAGTGTGTACCGCACCTTGTGAGAACGGATACTGTGCTCAGCCTGACGTGTGCGGGTGTAACTTTGGCTACCGGATGTCTGACACGAAGAAATGTGATCCGGTCTGCGAAAGACCATGCCTAAACGGAACGTGCGCTGGTCCCGATATCTGTGCCTGTGACGAAGGCTTTCAGCCATCCCAAGACGACGACTTCACTTGTGATCCTGTCTGCAACAACTGCGTCAACGGAACTTGCGTTGCACCGAACGAGTGTGCATGCGATGATGATTTTGTCAATGACAGGTCGGACATCGGAACATGCATCCCTATTTGCGACCCGAAATGCATTCACGGTGTGTGTGTTGTTGAGGGTTGCAACTGTTCTTACGGTTGGAAAGGAGATTCCTGTGATCAGCCGTTGTTATGCATCCTTAATGAGCCCCGTTCAGCCACTTCTACTGAGGTGATCAG CAATACTGACAATGAATTTCCTGAGTTTGGCTGGAACGATTACGTGACTAAAAACTTTACAATAAAATGGAACTGGCCCGTATGCAGCTCAGAATGTCTTGACCAACTCAACACAACAATCGTCAACTTTACGCAGTTTTCTGCTGACGCGATCCATCATTTTATCCCTATTG ATACCCCGTGCAACATCGTGACGGGACACATATTACTGGACTCCGCTAAAAAAAACGCAACGCTAATAATCACCGGATCAGGGATCGGGTTGTTCTTGATTATCATACTTGTTGGTTACATCGTGATGCGAAGGATGAAGAGGAGAAGTCATATAAATG GTGAACCATCACTACACCACTTCAAGACCTTCCAGAACAACGAATACTAG